The Populus alba chromosome 4, ASM523922v2, whole genome shotgun sequence genome contains a region encoding:
- the LOC118050792 gene encoding TOM1-like protein 5 isoform X1: MAAELVNSATNDKLAEVDWTKNIEICELVAHDERQARDVVKAIKKRLGSKNANTQLYAVMLLEMLMNNIGEQVHRQVIDTGILPVLVKIVKKKTELPIRERVFLLLDATQTSLGGASGKFPQYYTAYYDLVSAGMQFPQRPRERPSSERPSNNQTSQGNKKITLNGELAASRHEMVAQPAPVEPQVVPESSIIQKASNALEVLKEVLDAVDSQNGAKNEFTLDLVEQCSFQKQRVMHLVMTSRDEKLVSLSIELNEQLQKVLARHDALLSGRSTVSDRNTFSNRTTTAPNHFNHEESEEEEEPEQLFRRLRKGKACARPEDEGNSEEHLPLGIIGSTIPGERLNRPLIRPLPSEQPQEPSAHPAPVVIPPPPAKHIEREKFFQEKKVDGSDVDSHMRGLSLHSRNASSSHGGSIDFGVTMH, encoded by the exons ATGGCAGCTGAGCTCGTCAATTCTGCAACCAATGATAAGCTGGCTGAAGTAGATTGgaccaaaaatattgaaatcTGTGAATTAGTTGCACATGATGAAAG GCAAGCTAGAGATGTTGTTAAAGCTATTAAAAAGCGTTTGGGAAGCAAGAATGCCAATACTCAATTATATGCAGTAATG TTGTTGGAGATGCTGATGAACAATATTGGGGAGCAAGTTCATAGACAGGTGATTGATACAGGGATTCTGCCCGTTCTTGTCAAGATAGTGAAGAAAAAG ACAGAGTTGCCTATACGAGAAAGGGTATTTCTTCTTCTAGATGCCACACAGACATCTCTTGGTGGTGCTTCTGGAAAGTTCCCGCAGTACTATACTGCATATTATGATTTGGTG AGTGCCGGAATGCAATTTCCTCAGAGACCTCGTGAAAGACCATCAAGCGAAAGACCGTCAAATAATCAGACTTCCCaaggaaataagaaaattaCACTCAATGGGGAACTTGCTGCCTCTAGACATGAAATGGTTGCTCAGCCAGCACCAGTGGAGCCTCAAGTTGTTCCAGAATCCAG TATTATTCAGAAGGCTAGTAATGCTCTGGAGGTTTTGAAAGAAGTCCTTGATGCTGTTGATTCTCAAAAT GGAGCAAAGAATGAGTTTACTCTTGATCTCGTGGAACAATGTTCATTCCAAAAGCAGAGAGTAATGCATCTTGTGATGACTTCTAG GGATGAAAAGTTGGTCTCTCTATCTATTGAATTGAATGAGCAGCTACAGAAAGTTCTGGCAAGACATGACGCCCTTCTTTCTGGGAGATCTACAGTTTCAGATAGGAATACCTTTTCCAATAGAACTACCACAGCCCCAAATCATTTTAATCATGAAGAatcagaggaagaggaggagccTGAACAGCTTTTCCGAAG gttaagaaaaggaaaggccTGTGCAAGACCTGAAGATGAAGGCAACTCAGAAGAGCATCTCCCTTTGGGCATAATTGGATCGACCATTCCAGGAGAAAGGCTGAACCGTCCACTTATACGGCCACTTCCTTCAGAGCAGCCACAAGAACCCAGTGCACATCCTGCACCTGTTGTAATTCCACCGCCACCTGCGAAACACATTGAAAGGGAGAAATTCTTTCAGGAAAAGAAGGTTGATGGTTCTGATGTGGATAGCCACATGAGGGGTCTTTCATTACACAGTCGCAATGCCAGCAGTTCCCATGGTGGAAGCATAGATTTTGGTGTGACTATGCACTAG
- the LOC118050792 gene encoding TOM1-like protein 5 isoform X2 translates to MLLEMLMNNIGEQVHRQVIDTGILPVLVKIVKKKTELPIRERVFLLLDATQTSLGGASGKFPQYYTAYYDLVSAGMQFPQRPRERPSSERPSNNQTSQGNKKITLNGELAASRHEMVAQPAPVEPQVVPESSIIQKASNALEVLKEVLDAVDSQNGAKNEFTLDLVEQCSFQKQRVMHLVMTSRDEKLVSLSIELNEQLQKVLARHDALLSGRSTVSDRNTFSNRTTTAPNHFNHEESEEEEEPEQLFRRLRKGKACARPEDEGNSEEHLPLGIIGSTIPGERLNRPLIRPLPSEQPQEPSAHPAPVVIPPPPAKHIEREKFFQEKKVDGSDVDSHMRGLSLHSRNASSSHGGSIDFGVTMH, encoded by the exons ATG TTGTTGGAGATGCTGATGAACAATATTGGGGAGCAAGTTCATAGACAGGTGATTGATACAGGGATTCTGCCCGTTCTTGTCAAGATAGTGAAGAAAAAG ACAGAGTTGCCTATACGAGAAAGGGTATTTCTTCTTCTAGATGCCACACAGACATCTCTTGGTGGTGCTTCTGGAAAGTTCCCGCAGTACTATACTGCATATTATGATTTGGTG AGTGCCGGAATGCAATTTCCTCAGAGACCTCGTGAAAGACCATCAAGCGAAAGACCGTCAAATAATCAGACTTCCCaaggaaataagaaaattaCACTCAATGGGGAACTTGCTGCCTCTAGACATGAAATGGTTGCTCAGCCAGCACCAGTGGAGCCTCAAGTTGTTCCAGAATCCAG TATTATTCAGAAGGCTAGTAATGCTCTGGAGGTTTTGAAAGAAGTCCTTGATGCTGTTGATTCTCAAAAT GGAGCAAAGAATGAGTTTACTCTTGATCTCGTGGAACAATGTTCATTCCAAAAGCAGAGAGTAATGCATCTTGTGATGACTTCTAG GGATGAAAAGTTGGTCTCTCTATCTATTGAATTGAATGAGCAGCTACAGAAAGTTCTGGCAAGACATGACGCCCTTCTTTCTGGGAGATCTACAGTTTCAGATAGGAATACCTTTTCCAATAGAACTACCACAGCCCCAAATCATTTTAATCATGAAGAatcagaggaagaggaggagccTGAACAGCTTTTCCGAAG gttaagaaaaggaaaggccTGTGCAAGACCTGAAGATGAAGGCAACTCAGAAGAGCATCTCCCTTTGGGCATAATTGGATCGACCATTCCAGGAGAAAGGCTGAACCGTCCACTTATACGGCCACTTCCTTCAGAGCAGCCACAAGAACCCAGTGCACATCCTGCACCTGTTGTAATTCCACCGCCACCTGCGAAACACATTGAAAGGGAGAAATTCTTTCAGGAAAAGAAGGTTGATGGTTCTGATGTGGATAGCCACATGAGGGGTCTTTCATTACACAGTCGCAATGCCAGCAGTTCCCATGGTGGAAGCATAGATTTTGGTGTGACTATGCACTAG